From Dioscorea cayenensis subsp. rotundata cultivar TDr96_F1 chromosome 13, TDr96_F1_v2_PseudoChromosome.rev07_lg8_w22 25.fasta, whole genome shotgun sequence, the proteins below share one genomic window:
- the LOC120274805 gene encoding LOW QUALITY PROTEIN: COBW domain-containing protein 1 (The sequence of the model RefSeq protein was modified relative to this genomic sequence to represent the inferred CDS: deleted 1 base in 1 codon), with product MDDDDEECPPLAIEIADASKIHRPESSDRSENPPEISPETPVGVTVITGYLGAGKSTLVNYILTAEHGKKIAVILNEFGEEIGVERAMINEGENGALVEEWVELANGCVCCTVKHSLVQALEQLVQRKQRLDHILLETTGLADPAPLVSILWLDDQLESSVKLDSIITVVDAKNLRLQLDEHRNSTSFPEAFLQIAFADVIILNKVDLVKQEDCGSVASGVIETWWRKVHNMNSLATIIPSVRCQVDLDKLLDCQAYDTNHLARLESLMEDRKSVSAKSRHDRSVRTLCFYEQEPVDLAKVRIWLEDLLWEKKTNMDVYRCKGILNIHNSDQLHTLQAVREVYEVLPARKWLQTEKQLNKIVIIGRDLNEEILTHTFRACTLLS from the exons ATGGACGATGACGACGAAGAGTGCCCTCCTCTCGCCATTGAAATCGCCGACGCATCCAAGATCCATCGCCCTGAATCCTCGGATCGGTCGGAGAATCCTCCGGAAATCTCGCCTGAAACTCCTGTCGGCGTTACAGTAATCACCGGCTACCTCGGCGCCGGCAAGTCCACG TTGGTGAATTACATATTGACTGCGGAACATGGGAAGAAGATTGCAGTGATACTGAATGAGTTTGGGGAGGAGATTGGGGTTGAAAGGGCAATGATCAATGAGGGAGAGAATGGTGCACTTGTTGAGGAATGGGTTGAACTTGCGAATGGGTGTGTCTGCTGCACTGTTAAGCACAGCCTTGTCCAAGCTCTGGAGCAGCTCGTGCAAAGGAAACAGAG ACTTGATCATATTTTGCTTGAGACAACGGGACTGGCTGATCCTGCTCCCCTGGTCTCTATTCTTTGGTTGGATGATCAGCTGGAATCATCAGTGAAACTTGACTCTATAATTACT GTTGTTGATGCAAAAAATCTAAGGTTGCAGCTTGATGAGCATCGGAATTCCACTTCTTTTCCTGAAGCATTTCTTCAAATTGCATTTGCA GATGTTATTATTCTGAACAAGGTTGACTTGGTTAAGCAAGAGGATTGCGGATCTGTGGCCTCTGGTGTTATAGAA ACTTGGTGGAGGAAAGTCCATAACATGAATTCACTGGCAACTATCATTCCTTCTGTCCGATGTCAAGTTGATTTAGATAAACTATTGGATTGTCAGGCTTATGACACTAAT CATCTAGCTCGTTTGGAATCCCTGATGGAAGATAGGAAATCTGTATCTGCCAAGAGTCGTCATGATCGCAGTGTGCGAACATTATGCTTTTATGAACAAGAACCTGTTGACTTAGCTAAG gtTCGCATTTGGCTTGAGGATCTTCTTTGGGAGAAGAAAACCAACATGGATGTGTATCGTTGTAAAGGGATTCTAAATATCCACAACTCTGATCAACTTCATACCTTGCAG GCAGTTCGAGAAGTATACGAGGTTTTACCTGCTCGGAAATGGCTTCAAACAGAGAAGCAACTAAACAAGATTGTCATTATAG GTCGAGATCTGAATGAGGAGATTCTCACCCATACTTTCAGAGCCTGCACATTACTGTCATGA